The following are from one region of the Cetobacterium somerae genome:
- a CDS encoding M24 family metallopeptidase yields the protein MRNTEKQFRKYISKDIDYVIISSPENFYYISGYASHQHTVSRMAGMAAIVMRCNSKEEFTKLLVMDYEYNNVIKYVKDKDYEVIAYDTWVGVKDEEEISKNRFIKKNDKKTIFKLLVDIIETSKNKKIKVGIEKDFISSNFFTQLESIFPNIEFVDISNQLIYSRSVKTEEEILIFKELIKIQDKALLKVMNSLRVDISEKELADIYIKEVVKNYGVSPSVWSMFAIGENASILGLPSEKKLKDGEVFKYDGGVNKNFSFYTTDFARSWIVGKKDQMLIELKIRLFEAQRLMIENMKPGVKIKEIFNIGYNYVKEKYPQYERGHLGHSISLGPSTWEAPLITKAEERVLEKGMVLCVEVPLYIKGLGGFNIEDMVLIKENGAEILSNITPHFGEGDIF from the coding sequence ATGAGAAATACAGAAAAACAATTTAGAAAATATATATCAAAAGATATTGATTATGTAATAATCTCTTCACCTGAAAATTTTTATTATATTTCAGGTTATGCATCACATCAACATACAGTTTCAAGAATGGCAGGAATGGCAGCAATAGTGATGAGATGTAATTCAAAAGAGGAGTTTACAAAACTTCTTGTAATGGATTATGAATATAATAATGTTATTAAATATGTTAAAGATAAAGATTATGAAGTTATTGCTTACGATACTTGGGTTGGGGTGAAAGATGAGGAAGAAATATCTAAAAATAGATTTATAAAAAAGAACGATAAAAAAACAATATTTAAACTTTTAGTTGATATAATTGAGACTTCTAAAAATAAGAAAATAAAAGTTGGAATAGAAAAAGATTTTATTTCAAGTAATTTTTTTACTCAATTAGAAAGTATATTTCCGAATATAGAATTTGTGGATATTTCAAATCAATTAATTTATTCGAGAAGTGTAAAGACTGAGGAAGAGATATTAATATTTAAAGAATTAATAAAGATTCAAGATAAAGCATTGTTAAAAGTTATGAATAGTTTAAGAGTTGATATCAGTGAAAAAGAGCTAGCAGATATTTATATAAAAGAGGTCGTAAAAAATTATGGAGTTTCGCCAAGTGTTTGGAGTATGTTTGCAATTGGAGAAAATGCGAGTATATTAGGGTTACCCTCTGAAAAAAAATTAAAAGATGGAGAAGTATTTAAATATGATGGAGGAGTAAATAAAAATTTTAGTTTTTATACAACTGATTTTGCTAGATCATGGATTGTTGGAAAAAAAGATCAAATGTTGATAGAATTAAAAATTAGACTCTTTGAAGCTCAAAGATTAATGATTGAAAATATGAAACCTGGAGTAAAGATAAAAGAAATTTTTAATATAGGGTATAACTATGTAAAAGAAAAGTATCCTCAGTATGAACGCGGGCATTTAGGGCATAGTATTAGTTTAGGTCCATCAACATGGGAAGCACCGTTGATAACTAAAGCCGAGGAAAGAGTTTTAGAGAAAGGTATGGTTTTATGTGTAGAAGTACCATTATATATAAAAGGGCTAGGTGGTTTTAACATTGAAGATATGGTTTTAATAAAAGAGAATGGAGCAGAAATATTAAGTAATATAACACCACATTTTGGAGAA
- a CDS encoding AbgT family transporter, protein MKSIKANKQKKDFLMKWLDRIEKVGNSLPHPATIFFILTIIVALISMIASQSGVQVTYEIYDAQQKKMVESTVKAVNILSVNGIRTMIPKIVSNFTGFFALGTVFTVMLGVGVAEGTGLLSTLLRKAAHSTHSKSLAYVVVFLGIISNIASSAGYVVLVPLGAVLFMSFKRHPIAGLAATFAGVSGGWSANILLGTNDPVFAGISTQAMAMINPNYIVHPTGNWYFSVVSTVVITFIGGFITEKVVEPRLPEYDYSKFIHTNDITEAEHKGTRWALISFLIYIVVVLAMVLPRNSILRNPQTGSIMQSPFMSGIIFFMMLFFLIPGIFFGIGSGKLKSDKDIIDLMTKSISGLSGFFVLIFFAGQFVAFFTYSNLGTIISVKGAELLEKTGFVGLPLIITFVIFTAIINLFMAVDTAKWALMAPIFVPMFYKVGLSPELTQMAYRIGDSSTNIISPLMPFFPLIVAFAQKYDDEAGMGTLVSTMVPYSLAFLIGWTLLLAIWYILGLPLGPGAFPLV, encoded by the coding sequence ATGAAAAGTATTAAAGCTAATAAACAGAAAAAAGATTTTTTGATGAAGTGGTTAGATCGAATAGAAAAGGTTGGAAATTCATTACCACATCCAGCTACGATTTTCTTTATTTTGACTATAATTGTAGCACTAATTTCTATGATCGCATCTCAATCTGGAGTTCAAGTAACATATGAAATCTATGATGCACAACAGAAAAAGATGGTTGAATCAACGGTAAAAGCAGTAAATATTTTAAGTGTAAATGGAATAAGAACTATGATTCCAAAAATTGTTAGTAATTTTACGGGATTTTTTGCTTTGGGAACAGTTTTTACGGTGATGTTAGGAGTTGGTGTTGCTGAAGGGACAGGGTTATTAAGTACTCTTCTTAGAAAAGCTGCGCATTCTACACATAGTAAATCTTTAGCATATGTTGTAGTATTTTTAGGAATAATTTCAAATATTGCTTCTTCAGCTGGTTATGTAGTGTTAGTGCCATTAGGTGCAGTTCTTTTTATGAGTTTCAAAAGACACCCAATTGCAGGACTTGCAGCAACATTTGCTGGAGTATCTGGAGGATGGAGTGCCAATATATTGCTAGGAACGAATGACCCTGTATTTGCAGGAATTTCTACACAAGCAATGGCTATGATTAATCCAAATTACATAGTTCATCCAACGGGAAATTGGTATTTTTCTGTTGTTTCAACTGTAGTAATAACTTTTATAGGTGGTTTTATAACAGAAAAAGTAGTTGAGCCAAGATTACCAGAATATGATTATTCTAAATTTATACATACTAATGATATAACAGAGGCAGAACATAAAGGAACTAGATGGGCTTTAATCTCATTTTTAATTTACATAGTTGTTGTTTTAGCAATGGTTTTACCTCGAAATTCAATTTTAAGAAACCCACAAACAGGGTCAATAATGCAGTCACCATTTATGAGTGGAATAATTTTCTTTATGATGCTGTTCTTTTTAATTCCAGGAATATTTTTTGGAATAGGATCAGGGAAATTGAAAAGCGATAAAGATATAATAGATCTAATGACTAAAAGTATATCAGGACTTTCAGGATTTTTTGTTTTGATATTTTTTGCAGGTCAGTTTGTAGCATTTTTTACATACTCTAACTTAGGGACGATTATTTCGGTGAAAGGAGCAGAATTACTTGAAAAAACTGGGTTTGTAGGATTGCCACTAATAATTACATTTGTGATATTTACTGCAATTATTAATTTATTTATGGCGGTAGATACAGCTAAATGGGCGTTAATGGCTCCGATTTTTGTTCCTATGTTTTATAAGGTTGGTCTTTCTCCAGAATTAACTCAAATGGCTTATAGAATAGGAGATTCAAGTACTAATATAATTTCACCACTTATGCCATTTTTTCCATTGATAGTGGCATTTGCTCAAAAATATGATGACGAAGCAGGTATGGGAACTTTAGTATCAACAATGGTTCCGTATTCTTTAGCATTTTTAATAGGATGGACACTGCTACTTGCAATCTGGTATATATTGGGATTACCACTAGGACCAGGAGCTTTTCCTTTAGTATAA